TAATCTGAGAGAGGAAACTTAGTTTTAATGGGTTCTAATTTTTCCTCCATCTCTTCTTCATAAAAAAACCAGATTACAAGGAGTCCAAAAGGGATTAAAAGAAACCAGACAACTTTGAGTTTTAATACTCCTCTAATGTTTGCCATTGTTCTTTCTTTGTGTTGACTCAATGGGGATGCAATACTTGTATTTGCGTTTAAATTTAGGACGCCTTTTAACGGCCGTGAATTTAGGAGCCACAAATTTTTTGATGTTTTCAAGTGCCTTTGTTTCTTTTGTAGATAAGGGCGTGCATGTTTGATTAGAATCTGGTTTAACTGGAGTGGACAAAATGAGTTGTGGTATATTTTCTTCTTCAACTAGATGCAAATTGTTGCGTCTAGCCTTCATTGCTTCGTCTTTTTCTAGGAGTTCTTTGAGCTTGGCAAAATCTTTAGACTTTTTAAAAGCTTTTTGATTTTTCACCACACAGACATACTCTGCGCCCAGTCTTAGAGTCCATTTTCTGCCTACATCCTCTGCAATGATGTAATTACCCACCACCCTAGAATTAATGGGGTTATCATAGCCATCTACAACCTTGTAAGTGTAAGGAAATTTTGAAATAGCTAAGTCCCTATCAAATCTAAAGTAAGTGTATTTGCTATCATCAAAAATATCTAGGGCCTTCATAGCGACAGCATCGTCGTTAGGTTTCTTGTACAACCATAAGCTCCACCATTTGCGCTTTGCCCGTGGTTTTTGTACATATCCGCGTGAAATTTTGGCCTTTTCTATGAATATATGATTGACAGGATCACC
The sequence above is drawn from the Helicobacter suis HS1 genome and encodes:
- a CDS encoding TrbG/VirB9 family P-type conjugative transfer protein, with the translated sequence MFCSIVYAQDTNMPSIYRDANAKTSKSTDTTGGLKPAPSISLKDFKEQENSEKVQKLMDLKAIQWAFFKKDRKLSDNNFNILYVAGNTNKIRLRYAMTTLFIFDNDPIVYVSLGDPSGFEISYPTNEHYSLNNLLVIKPLLIGVDTNLTVIGASGRIYTFYIFSVHFTSPKQSYFTVFVSNRRQIGALQLEALKTTPKNSSTPSDYKKLDYSSKEYDDGKYIKIGDPVNHIFIEKAKISRGYVQKPRAKRKWWSLWLYKKPNDDAVAMKALDIFDDSKYTYFRFDRDLAISKFPYTYKVVDGYDNPINSRVVGNYIIAEDVGRKWTLRLGAEYVCVVKNQKAFKKSKDFAKLKELLEKDEAMKARRNNLHLVEEENIPQLILSTPVKPDSNQTCTPLSTKETKALENIKKFVAPKFTAVKRRPKFKRKYKYCIPIESTQRKNNGKH